One region of Acropora muricata isolate sample 2 chromosome 13, ASM3666990v1, whole genome shotgun sequence genomic DNA includes:
- the LOC136895259 gene encoding uncharacterized protein: protein MVTTKRCAYGTCRNDSRYPQSWKRNSNDDPVKFFHFPGAVRQNERRQRWITACHRGDSFVCTKDSYICSIHFVGENGPTKQYPDPISAVANKEKVMRLNRKRKASDEREADKDRRKKICLERSAAKTLLTLHRRTGKSREEHEATGTLLDLSLESLVSVQEAEIEGLQEMEEQIVDQFPEPFDSNVDRDTQTDKKMLRECATQIE from the exons ATGGTTACGACAAAAAGATGTGCTTATGGTACTTGTAGAAACGATTCCCGATACCCACAGTCTTGGAAAAGAAATTCCAATGATGATCCAGTTAAGTTCTTCCATTTTCCTGGCGCAGTTAGACAAAATGAGAGACGGCAAAGGTGGATTACTGCATGTCATCGCGGTGACTCGTTCGTTTGTACGAAGGATAGTTACATTTGCAGTATACACTTTGTTGGTGAAAATGGTCCTACAAAACAGTATCCCGATCCAATATCAGCTGTTGCCAATAAAGAAAAG GTGATGCGACTCAATCGCAAACGAAAAGCATCTGATGAACGTGAAGCAGACAAAGACAGAAGGAAGAAAATTTGCCTTGAACGATCTGCGGCGAAAACCCTATTGACACTTCATCGCCGTACTGGTAAATCAAGAGAGGAACATGAAGCTACCGGGACCCTTTTAGATCTGTCCTTAGAGTCACTTGTTAGTGTACAAGAAGCTGAAATCGAAGGCTTACAAGAAATGGAGGAGCAGATCGTCGACCAGTTTCCTGAACCATTCGACTCCAATGTTGACCGCGACACACAAactgataaaaaaatgctgaGAGAATGCGCTACGCAA ATCGAATAA
- the LOC136895957 gene encoding uncharacterized protein — protein sequence MITDTIVSFLFKQLPQIYPVVSSFFYTTLCGEQDVGPSTSRMVRQTSAEKFFKADLLNSRYVFLPINRSLHWLLAVLTPWHLLILDSLTWDISTRHEEIHNINSFLDHLCAAHSITSMTSQRSNYVLKVPQQLPGSNNCGFHTFMFADHFLKHLKLYESDPNSYVNAEHAWFDPKDAESERTLTKTYLEALFQ from the exons ATGATCACTGATACAATAGTTTCGTTTTTGTTCAA GCAACTACCTCAAATATATCCTGTTGTAAGTTCCTTTTTCTATACCACTTTATGTGGCGAACAAGATGTTGGGCCCAGCACCTCAAG AATGGTTCGCCAGACATCAGCAGAGAAGTTTTTTAAGGCTGACTTGCTGAATAGTAGATATGTGTTCCTTCCAATCAACAGaag TTTACATTGGCTGCTGGCTGTCTTAACCCCATG GCATTTATTGATACTGGATTCCTTGACATGGGACATAAGCACAAGGCATGAAGAAATACACAATATAAACAG CTTCTTGGATCACCTATGTGCTGCACACAGTATCACCTCCATGACAAGCCAACGATCCAATTATGTGCTTAAG GTACCACAGCAGTTGCCAGGAAGCAACAATTGTGGATTCCACACATTCATGTTTGCTGACCATTTCTTAAAG CATCTGAAGTTGTATGAAAGTGATCCAAATTCATATGTCAATGCTGAACATGCGTGGTTTGATCCTAAAGATGCAGAAAGCGAGagaacattgacaaaaacatatTTGGAGGCTCTTTTTCAGTGA
- the LOC136895956 gene encoding uncharacterized protein, translated as MSMRKSTSDFKAMNVAELKKYLQDRGVSVSGYLKPSLVEIASAVLVERMFLPVDPNFEKDQTNAAGTLIIHDMLIPDPFSLKTVNNFSSSPPFGLFDIFNHLIYHSTDYDKQGLAAYKSFNDYRLFNDSYVESLLTVQLKQEGVHVYVAKVKPFMKIKTDEGKGHYDLWFILEGKGANRGSVLQALCKCKGGRDGACKHIAAAMYALEDLLNIRGKDSVTSGPCVWVRRPRANTQACAVKDLIIEKSKKPSHNKRKRKQVYSQNIETDVRAPEDTNPPDEQYLRNFTKRLCNLQSTPVILPLFKKLHGTPEEDKITEAADKSTHYHQKTGIMNTKLLEILRNDPKTPAEKIVQLLSFSDTEQEQVERTTVKQWQCQDWYFHKAGFITASKCKRVFTRQETLDKNPAENTRNLLEEIGLVKSCPPPIQEDREPRNAREWGLLHEKSARKAYQRVASHTHHKLKLISKGFLISPSKPFLGASVDNVQTCQCSDGCPVRVVEYKCPWKHRDLHPKQALLTPEIGGIQNRNNFLLKPTSNYYFQVQLQMFVTETHHVHLCCVDQQGNLHC; from the coding sequence ATGTCAATGCGGAAGAGCACTAGCGACTTCAAGGCCATGAATGTGGCAGaactcaaaaaatatttacaggaTCGCGGCGTTTCGGTAAGCGGATATTTAAAACCTTCGCTCGTGGAAATCGCTTCAGCAGTACTAGTCGAACGAATGTTTTTACCGGTTGACccaaactttgaaaaagatCAAACAAATGCTGCGGGTACATTAATCATTCATGATATGTTAATTCCTGATCCATTTTCCCTCAAGACCGTGAACAACTTCAGCTCTTCGCCGCCATTCGGGTTGTTCGATATTTTTAACCATTTAATCTATCACTCCACCGATTACGATAAACAAGGACTCGCCGCTTACAAGTCATTTAATGACTATAGATTATTCAATGACAGTTATGTGGAATCCTTGCTTACTGTTCAATTGAAACAAGAGGGTGTCCATGTTTACGTAGCCAAAGTGAAGCCTTTCATGAAAATAAAGACGGACGAAGGAAAGGGTCATTATGACCTCTGGTTTATTCTCGAGGGCAAAGGTGCAAACCGCGGCAGTGTACTCCAAGCACTATGTAAGTGTAAAGGCGGTCGAGATGGGGCATGTAAGCATATTGCAGCGGCCATGTACGCTCTGGAGGATTTGCTAAATATTCGTGGTAAAGATAGTGTGACGAGTGGCCCATGTGTTTGGGTTAGGAGGCCAAGAGCGAATACTCAAGCTTGTGCGGTAAAAGATTTAATCATAGAGAAAAGCAAAAAACCTTCCCACAACAAGAGAAAACGGAAGCAAGTTTACTCTCAAAACATTGAAACAGATGTCCGTGCCCCTGAAGATACAAATCCACCAGATGAGCAGTATCTACGAAATTTTACCAAACGATTGTGCAACTTACAAAGTACACCGGTCATTTTACCCCTCTTTAAAAAACTTCATGGCACTCCAGAAGAGGACAAAATCACAGAAGCAGCTGATAAATCAACCCATTATCATCAAAAGACCGGTATAATGAATACCAAGCTCCTGGAGATTTTAAGAAATGATCCTAAAACCCCAGCAGAAAAAATTGTCCAGTTGTTGTCTTTTAGTGATACGGAACAAGAGCAAGTCGAGAGAACAACTGTCAAGCAATGGCAATGTCAAGACTGGTACTTTCATAAGGCAGGGTTTATCACTGCCTCGAAGTGCAAAAGAGTTTTCACCCGCCAGGAAACGCTTGATAAGAACCCAGCTGAAAATACCAGAAATTTGTTAGAAGAAATTGGCCTCGTCAAGTCATGTCCACCTCCCATCCAAGAGGATAGAGAACCACGAAATGCCAGGGAGTGGGGGTTGTTACATGAAAAGAGTGCGCGGAAGGCATATCAGCGCGTTGCAAGCCACACTCATCACAAGTTAAAGCTGATCTCAAAAGGCTTCTTAATCTCCCCATCTAAGCCTTTCCTTGGTGCTAGTGTGGATAATGTTCAGACATGCCAGTGCTCTGATGGTTGCCCAGTACGAGTGGTTGAATACAAATGCCCTTGGAAACACAGAGATCTGCACCCAAAACAAGCCTTATTAACCCCAGAAATTGGTGGTATTCAAAatagaaataattttcttttgaagcCTACTTCAAATTACTATTTTCAAGTTCAGCTTCAAATGTTTGTAACTGAGACTCACCATGTGCACCTTTGTTGTGTGGACCAACAAGGGAATCTTCACTGTTGA